CATCTTCATCGATCAGGTTTACACTGCAATACGGCTGGGGGACGCGTAGCCAGCCTTGTACCTCGTGTCCATGTTTGCACAATGCGGTGAGCCAAAGCTGGCCCAGGGCTCCGCATCCGAGCACGGTAATTTTCATTGTTCCTCCTCACCTGCAACTGCGCCAGGCGTGTCGGTTAAGTATAGCGCCGTCAGCTAAGCTTCTGTTGAGTTATGCCTCGTTGCGGGTATTATGCAACGCAACAAAAGTAAAGGGAGAAGAAAAGATGCCATCTTTCGATATTGTTTCAGAAGTTGATATCCAGGAAGTCCGTAACGGCGTGGATAACGCTAGCCGCGAAGTTGAATCACGTTTCGATTTTCGTGGTGTAGAGGCGAGTTTTGAGCTGAACGACGCGAATAAGACCATTAAGGTGCTGAGCGAGTCTGATTTCCAGGTCAACCAGCTGCTTGATATTCTGCGCGCCAAGCTGTTAAAGCGCGGCATTGAAGGAACGTCTCTCGATGTGCCGGAAGAGTTCGTGCACAGCGGCAAAACCTGGTTTGTTGAAGCTAAGCTTAAACAGGGCATTGAAAGCGCGATGCAGAAGAAAATCGTTAAGCTTATTAAAGACAGCAAGCTAAAAGTGCAGGCGCAAATTCAGGGTGAAGAGATTCGTGTGACTGGCAAAGCGCGCGACGATCTGCAGGCAGTCATGGCGCTGGTGCGCGGTGGCGACCTGGGTCAGCCGTTCCAGTTTAAGAACTTCCGCGATTAAAACGAAAATGCCCGGCAAGCCGGGCATTTTTTCAGGCTTTGATGGCCTGTTCCACTTCGAAGCGATTCGTCACTTTACTGTCAATTTTGACGTAAGCGCTGCGCTCTTCCGGGACGATAAACACTTCACTTATCCCTTCTGTGGCTTCCAGTCGCTGTTTCAGCGTGTCGCTGATCTCAACATCGTCTGGGATTTCAACCCGCAGGCTGCTGACATAGCGCGGCTCTTTCATGGTGCTGGCGACCAGCAGCCAGAGCATTGCCAACAGCGCGCCTGCGAGAAACACGGTCTGCGAATCAAATAATCCGTCTACCCAACCGCCGAGCGAGCCGCCTATCGCCACGCCAAGGAACTGGCTGGTGGAATAAATGCCCATCGCCGTACCTTTGTATCCGGCGGGGGATTCTTTGCTGATCAGCGACGGCAGCAGGGCTTCCATCAGGTTGAAGGCAAGGAAGAACAACTGCACGCCCAAGACCAGCTCCCAGAAGTGCGGTCCGGAGCCCCAGAGAACAATTTCTGCGATTAACAGTAATGCCACACAGCCCAGGAACACGCGCTTCATGCGGCGTTTCACTTCGGCGTAGATAATAAAAGGCACCACGGAGACGAAGGAGACAAGCATCGTCACCAGATAAATCTTCCAGTGCTCAGCCGCCGGGAAGCC
Above is a window of Lelliottia jeotgali DNA encoding:
- a CDS encoding YajQ, which produces MPSFDIVSEVDIQEVRNGVDNASREVESRFDFRGVEASFELNDANKTIKVLSESDFQVNQLLDILRAKLLKRGIEGTSLDVPEEFVHSGKTWFVEAKLKQGIESAMQKKIVKLIKDSKLKVQAQIQGEEIRVTGKARDDLQAVMALVRGGDLGQPFQFKNFRD